The proteins below are encoded in one region of Campylobacter sp. MIT 99-7217:
- a CDS encoding Mu transposase C-terminal domain-containing protein: MWVNANIFCDSYSIGLRNLQKKAKKAIENSEKILYVNTKIFSYKYTSGKGHAGKTLQIWSKPLSKEEAKLVEQGFSIEDISCEFLDKAQSAKEFDLSKANIQALINTKTQNELLNKANTQKEPLSKALNDNLLLKNSKIKNKMGECELGSSKKASNLSSQNSETSKDELSKNTTKVSLKELVKQNLLSNKANSILDESLNTEDDLLINNTNNLSDFAKANAKKQNLALEKARVIKQWQKAKGKLSTSEFISYINAKKLYSFKLTQNKLFMWQKAYLKDGLNSLIDKRENKRIDELEKLGIKELFINTLLAQKGRLNASNIHRIINYEMASEGKLSLKDFLGKKDEFISYECVLRAMKKYLKENKLIKNIILHGEDGAISRHLPALGVSNWRVNTINEIVEIDASPLDAICKVDFINEKYGLKGDECSWHKRYTIISLIDTYSGVASFYLGFAEDSLSIARAIAKYISTYGLPKCIHSDNGKAFLSKNTKALLERLNIKYKAMPAYSGWAKPYVESKFKDLQNSLTANLVGYIGANIKERQAIEFFYSKRERRLKKGYKTNQRRLKTLDYMRECIDDYALYFMNNKWLDRLGATPKQSYEAKIEDAQAMDELSLSMYLGGELRLRKVLSKGLSLNGSFFYNPKLYTHEEVFVCENLNNQNEIFCFDKQKELLCVANNLDLEQGVSIEEAKEARKLVNRALKANKNKIDEQRELLEKNMKKYLELGKKELQKTKPPKTRVSNNAKDELEFSARLVSNGDFKHLASKVSSNTQEKRFIKWENAAKKAGY, from the coding sequence ATGTGGGTAAATGCTAATATATTTTGCGATAGTTATTCCATTGGATTAAGAAATTTGCAAAAGAAAGCAAAAAAAGCTATTGAAAATAGTGAAAAAATTTTATATGTTAATACGAAAATATTTTCATATAAATACACCTCAGGTAAGGGTCATGCCGGTAAAACCCTGCAAATCTGGTCTAAACCTTTAAGCAAGGAAGAAGCAAAGCTAGTAGAGCAAGGCTTTAGCATAGAAGATATAAGCTGTGAGTTTTTAGACAAAGCACAAAGTGCCAAAGAGTTTGATTTAAGCAAGGCAAATATACAAGCTTTAATCAACACTAAGACACAAAATGAACTTTTAAACAAGGCAAATACACAAAAAGAGCCTTTAAGCAAGGCATTAAATGATAATCTTTTGCTTAAAAACTCTAAGATAAAAAACAAGATGGGCGAATGTGAGCTTGGCTCTAGTAAGAAAGCTAGCAATTTGAGCTCTCAAAACTCAGAAACTAGTAAAGATGAGCTAAGTAAAAATACTACAAAAGTAAGCTTAAAAGAGCTAGTAAAGCAAAATTTACTAAGCAATAAAGCAAATAGCATACTAGATGAGAGCTTAAACACAGAAGATGATTTACTTATAAATAATACAAATAACTTAAGCGACTTTGCCAAAGCAAATGCTAAAAAGCAAAATTTAGCCTTGGAAAAAGCAAGGGTAATTAAACAATGGCAAAAAGCCAAAGGCAAGCTAAGCACGAGTGAGTTTATAAGCTATATCAATGCCAAAAAACTATACAGCTTTAAGCTCACGCAAAACAAGCTTTTTATGTGGCAAAAAGCCTATTTGAAAGATGGACTTAATTCCCTCATAGATAAAAGAGAAAACAAAAGAATAGATGAGCTTGAAAAACTTGGGATAAAAGAGCTTTTCATAAATACCTTGCTAGCTCAAAAAGGAAGGCTTAATGCTTCAAATATCCACCGCATTATAAATTATGAAATGGCAAGTGAGGGAAAACTATCCTTAAAAGATTTTTTAGGCAAAAAAGATGAGTTTATAAGCTATGAGTGCGTTTTAAGGGCTATGAAAAAATACCTCAAAGAAAACAAGCTTATTAAAAATATCATTTTACATGGAGAAGACGGAGCCATAAGCCGCCATTTACCAGCTCTTGGTGTCAGTAATTGGAGGGTTAATACTATTAATGAGATAGTAGAAATTGATGCTAGCCCTCTTGATGCCATTTGCAAGGTGGATTTTATCAATGAAAAATACGGCTTAAAAGGTGATGAATGCTCTTGGCATAAAAGATACACAATCATTTCTTTAATTGATACTTATAGTGGGGTTGCTAGCTTTTATCTGGGTTTTGCAGAGGATAGCTTAAGCATAGCAAGAGCTATCGCTAAATACATCAGCACTTATGGCCTGCCTAAATGCATACATTCAGACAATGGCAAAGCCTTTTTAAGTAAAAATACTAAGGCTCTTTTAGAAAGGCTTAATATAAAATATAAAGCAATGCCAGCATATAGTGGCTGGGCTAAGCCTTATGTGGAAAGTAAATTTAAAGACTTGCAAAACTCACTCACTGCTAATTTAGTGGGTTATATAGGGGCTAATATTAAAGAGAGGCAAGCCATTGAGTTTTTTTATTCTAAAAGAGAAAGAAGGCTTAAAAAGGGCTACAAGACAAATCAAAGAAGGCTTAAGACCCTTGATTATATGAGAGAGTGCATAGATGATTATGCCTTATATTTTATGAATAACAAATGGCTTGATAGGCTTGGTGCTACACCAAAGCAAAGCTATGAAGCAAAGATAGAAGATGCCCAAGCTATGGATGAGCTTAGTTTAAGTATGTATTTAGGTGGAGAGCTAAGACTTAGAAAGGTTTTAAGTAAGGGGCTTAGCCTAAATGGAAGCTTCTTTTATAATCCAAAACTATACACGCACGAAGAAGTCTTTGTGTGTGAAAATCTTAATAATCAAAACGAAATTTTTTGCTTTGACAAGCAAAAAGAGCTTCTTTGCGTGGCAAATAACCTAGACTTAGAACAAGGAGTAAGCATTGAGGAGGCAAAAGAGGCTAGAAAGCTTGTAAATAGAGCCTTAAAAGCAAATAAAAACAAGATCGATGAGCAAAGAGAGCTTTTAGAAAAAAATATGAAAAAATACCTAGAGCTTGGTAAAAAAGAACTTCAAAAAACAAAACCTCCAAAAACAAGGGTCAGCAATAATGCTAAAGATGAGCTTGAGTTTTCAGCTAGGCTAGTAAGCAATGGGGATTTT